A genomic stretch from Chitinophaga agri includes:
- a CDS encoding HEAT repeat domain-containing protein, with translation MSRINWTNEKLFERLLNNQSTRTYWDNVKTLCTRPEKAVFKRCSALVKSTLPRERRIGIDVLSQLGGAARPFQKPTLALYMRILPNERDVKVLESLLHAIGHNNTGLDDKDIEKLSYLKKHRYAVVRYGVVHALQKVDKPAAIDMLIDLSGDKDTDVRDWATFSLGSMITRNNKAIRDALWARISDTDEDTRMEAIMGLASRKDPGIYEVIRKELSTGETGTLLFDAIAALGGQEFLSPLKKLHKQSANDRTVHPQWLSKLEDAIEVLTA, from the coding sequence ATGAGCCGAATCAACTGGACAAACGAAAAGCTGTTCGAACGCTTACTGAATAATCAGTCGACCCGTACCTACTGGGATAATGTCAAAACACTCTGCACCCGTCCTGAAAAAGCAGTGTTCAAACGCTGCTCAGCACTTGTTAAATCAACGCTGCCACGTGAACGACGCATAGGCATCGATGTACTGTCACAACTGGGAGGGGCAGCACGTCCGTTTCAAAAACCAACACTGGCATTATACATGCGGATACTACCAAATGAGCGTGATGTAAAAGTGCTGGAATCATTGTTACACGCGATCGGTCACAATAATACAGGTCTGGACGATAAGGATATTGAAAAGTTATCCTATCTGAAAAAACACCGGTATGCGGTGGTCCGTTACGGCGTAGTGCATGCCTTACAGAAAGTAGATAAACCCGCTGCCATTGATATGCTGATCGATCTCTCCGGGGATAAAGATACCGACGTCCGTGACTGGGCGACATTCTCCCTGGGGTCAATGATCACCCGGAATAATAAAGCCATACGGGATGCACTCTGGGCCAGGATCAGCGACACGGATGAAGATACCCGCATGGAAGCCATCATGGGACTAGCCAGCAGAAAAGATCCCGGCATTTATGAGGTGATCAGGAAGGAACTGTCAACAGGAGAAACAGGCACCTTGTTATTTGATGCGATCGCTGCTTTAGGCGGACAGGAATTTCTTTCTCCGCTGAAAAAGCTACACAAACAATCCGCAAACGACCGTACCGTTCATCCGCAATGGCTCAGTAAACTGGAAGATGCGATCGAAGTACTGACTGCATAA
- a CDS encoding dihydrofolate reductase family protein: protein MRKIIVCMFLTMDGVLQAPGGPEEDPSGQFEWGGWMFPYGDDLTDKKLEKIMSGPFDLLLGRRTYDIFAGYWPGREDAIGQLFNRISKYVVSSQQLDLAWAHANLITGDVVAGLQQLKAQDGPDLLVHGSSVLVQTLLAHQLIDELHTWICPITLGKGKQLFREGTQPQQWKLTDTVVGSKGTIIATYVPDGEVQIGSLMAEEAK, encoded by the coding sequence ATGAGAAAGATTATTGTCTGTATGTTTCTGACGATGGATGGGGTATTGCAGGCCCCGGGCGGTCCGGAAGAAGATCCGTCCGGTCAGTTCGAATGGGGTGGATGGATGTTTCCTTACGGCGATGATCTGACTGATAAGAAGCTGGAGAAGATCATGTCAGGTCCTTTTGACCTGCTACTGGGGCGTCGTACATATGATATATTCGCCGGATACTGGCCGGGTAGAGAAGATGCAATAGGACAGCTCTTTAACCGTATCTCGAAGTACGTGGTATCATCTCAGCAACTTGATTTAGCCTGGGCACATGCTAACCTGATCACGGGAGATGTGGTAGCCGGACTACAACAGCTGAAAGCACAGGATGGACCGGACCTGCTGGTGCATGGGAGCAGTGTGCTGGTGCAAACCCTGCTGGCCCACCAACTGATCGATGAACTACATACCTGGATCTGCCCGATCACACTGGGAAAGGGCAAGCAGCTTTTCCGGGAGGGCACACAGCCACAGCAATGGAAGCTGACAGATACCGTGGTCGGTTCTAAGGGGACGATCATTGCCACTTATGTACCTGACGGGGAGGTGCAGATAGGATCCCTTATGGCAGAGGAGGCAAAATAG
- a CDS encoding TolC family protein, with the protein MKKNFLSLKKLSTMFKGKRYKYIIGGCIALGFTACSVPKTVEKKENTNTPAGYGNTTGDSTNTAKIRWREYFTDPMLRDLIDTALQHNQELNITLQEISISQNEIRARKGEYLPFVGIKGAADVEKVGRYTSQGAGDATTEIKPGKEMPDPLPNYLVAAYATWEIDIWHKLHNATKAAVTRYLATVEGRNFMVTSLIAEIANSYYELLALDNQLRIVKQNIDIQTNALEIVKIQKEATRVTELAVRKFEAEVLKTKSLQYDIQQQITETENRINFLLGRYPQPIARNADSFGTSMPAAIKPGMPSQLLTNRPDIKRAELELTAARLDIKVAKARFYPSLGISAAFGYEAFNPGYLFKTPSSLLYSIGGDLIAPLVNRNAIKAEYASASAKQVQAAYNYERSILNAYVEVANILSKIQNLQQSYTLKSAQVAALSQSINISNDLFKSARADYMEVLLTQRDALESKFELIETQKAQMNALVDIYQALGGGWN; encoded by the coding sequence ATGAAGAAGAACTTCCTCTCACTGAAGAAATTGAGCACAATGTTTAAAGGAAAGCGATACAAATACATCATAGGCGGCTGTATTGCACTGGGTTTTACCGCATGCAGCGTTCCCAAAACGGTAGAGAAAAAGGAAAATACAAACACACCTGCGGGTTATGGCAACACCACCGGTGATAGCACAAATACGGCGAAGATCAGATGGAGAGAGTACTTCACCGATCCTATGCTGCGCGATCTGATCGATACGGCATTACAGCACAATCAGGAGCTGAACATCACCTTACAGGAGATAAGTATCAGCCAGAACGAGATAAGGGCCAGAAAAGGCGAATATCTGCCATTTGTTGGCATTAAGGGAGCGGCTGATGTAGAAAAAGTAGGACGTTATACCAGCCAGGGAGCAGGCGATGCCACTACGGAGATCAAACCGGGCAAAGAGATGCCTGATCCATTGCCCAACTACCTCGTGGCTGCCTATGCCACATGGGAGATAGACATCTGGCATAAGCTGCATAATGCGACGAAAGCGGCTGTTACAAGGTATCTGGCTACTGTGGAAGGCAGGAACTTTATGGTGACCAGTCTGATTGCGGAAATCGCTAATTCCTACTATGAGTTACTGGCACTCGATAATCAGCTGCGCATCGTCAAACAAAATATCGATATTCAAACGAATGCGCTGGAGATCGTGAAGATCCAGAAGGAAGCGACGCGTGTGACGGAACTGGCTGTGAGGAAATTTGAAGCGGAAGTGTTAAAGACGAAGAGCCTGCAGTATGATATCCAGCAGCAGATCACAGAGACGGAGAACAGGATCAACTTCCTGTTAGGCCGTTATCCGCAACCTATTGCCAGGAATGCAGACAGCTTCGGTACCTCTATGCCGGCGGCGATCAAACCAGGTATGCCTTCGCAACTGCTGACCAACCGGCCTGATATTAAACGGGCGGAACTGGAACTCACGGCTGCCAGACTCGATATCAAGGTAGCGAAAGCCCGGTTTTATCCATCGCTGGGTATCTCCGCCGCCTTCGGATATGAGGCATTTAATCCAGGCTACCTGTTTAAAACACCCTCGTCGTTGTTGTATTCTATCGGCGGAGACCTGATAGCCCCGCTGGTGAACAGGAACGCGATCAAAGCGGAATATGCCAGCGCCAGTGCCAAACAGGTACAGGCGGCATACAACTACGAACGCAGTATACTAAACGCGTACGTGGAAGTAGCGAATATCCTGTCAAAGATCCAGAACCTGCAACAGAGTTATACATTGAAATCAGCGCAGGTAGCTGCATTGTCGCAGTCGATCAATATCTCTAATGACCTGTTCAAATCGGCCAGGGCTGATTATATGGAAGTACTGCTGACACAACGTGATGCACTCGAATCTAAGTTTGAACTGATAGAGACACAGAAAGCGCAGATGAATGCACTGGTGGATATCTACCAGGCACTGGGTGGCGGTTGGAATTAA
- a CDS encoding sugar phosphate isomerase/epimerase family protein: MHSRRTFIKQAGIASAGILLFPSLESLAGSKRVKNVGIQLYTLRDLLPKDVKGVIAQVAAAGYKEVETYGYSQKGGFWGLSPKEFKALLKQHGLSAVSGHVGLDGFIKGDSADELKANIEALKTIGAQYLVVPYLGDDIRKTADDYKKIAQKLNEAAEICKASGLQLGYHNHDFEFTKFGDTTGYNILLDNTSPKLVKFEMDLYWVVRAGYKPADLFEKYPGRFPMWHVKDMDKNNPDLNAEVGTGSIDYKDIFAKASVSGMKHFFVEHEDNYKPDELGSIKTSITYIKANLVK; this comes from the coding sequence ATGCATTCAAGAAGAACATTTATTAAGCAGGCAGGTATCGCATCCGCAGGTATTTTACTGTTTCCATCATTAGAGAGTCTGGCTGGTTCAAAGCGTGTGAAGAATGTAGGTATCCAGCTGTATACCCTGCGTGACCTGCTGCCCAAAGACGTAAAAGGAGTGATCGCACAGGTAGCCGCGGCGGGTTATAAGGAAGTGGAAACCTACGGTTACAGCCAGAAAGGCGGTTTCTGGGGACTGTCTCCAAAAGAGTTCAAAGCCCTGCTGAAACAACATGGCCTGTCAGCTGTGAGCGGACACGTAGGTCTTGACGGATTTATCAAAGGCGACAGTGCTGATGAACTGAAAGCGAATATTGAAGCATTGAAAACAATTGGTGCTCAGTACCTGGTAGTACCATACCTGGGCGACGATATCCGTAAAACTGCGGATGACTATAAGAAAATAGCGCAGAAGCTCAATGAGGCTGCAGAGATCTGTAAGGCTTCGGGTCTGCAGCTGGGTTATCATAACCACGACTTTGAATTTACAAAGTTTGGCGATACAACCGGTTATAACATCCTGCTCGATAACACCTCTCCCAAACTGGTAAAATTCGAAATGGACCTCTACTGGGTAGTGCGTGCAGGTTATAAGCCAGCGGACCTGTTTGAGAAATATCCGGGCAGATTCCCGATGTGGCACGTGAAAGATATGGATAAGAATAATCCTGATCTGAATGCGGAAGTAGGTACAGGTAGCATCGACTATAAAGACATCTTCGCGAAAGCATCTGTTTCGGGTATGAAGCATTTCTTCGTAGAGCATGAAGATAACTACAAGCCAGATGAACTGGGGTCTATCAAAACCAGCATTACCTATATCAAGGCGAATCTGGTAAAATAG
- a CDS encoding winged helix-turn-helix transcriptional regulator, with product MLAKGGCPKTMLSIRDALEALEGKWKLLILFALSEGAPKRFGEISKAVNGITDKTLSKELKSLEANKLIKREVYDTFPPMVEYTITPHGLSLEKVLDELHFWGLSHRKKVMGR from the coding sequence ATGTTAGCAAAAGGTGGGTGTCCTAAAACAATGCTGTCTATCAGGGATGCACTGGAAGCATTGGAAGGCAAATGGAAGCTACTGATCCTCTTTGCCTTATCCGAAGGGGCACCTAAACGGTTCGGGGAGATCTCTAAAGCGGTCAACGGCATTACAGACAAAACACTGTCGAAGGAATTAAAAAGCCTGGAAGCCAATAAACTGATTAAAAGAGAAGTATATGATACCTTTCCGCCTATGGTAGAATACACGATCACCCCTCATGGCCTTTCACTGGAGAAAGTCCTTGACGAGCTGCATTTCTGGGGGTTATCCCATAGAAAGAAAGTAATGGGCAGATAA
- a CDS encoding efflux RND transporter permease subunit → MFSNIIKRPVLSIMLSLIIVLLGVLGIMSLPVTQFPAISPPTVKVTAEYPGANGELLVKTVIIPLERAINGVPGMKYMTSDATNTGEANIQVVFDLGTDPNQAALNVQNRIAKVINKLPPLVIREGLLTSLEQPAMLMYVNLYSKDEHTDERFLYNYADINILPELSRLKGIGSARILGTREYSMRIWLKPDRMLAYKISSEEVMKALNEQSLEASPGKTGESSGKRSQAFEYVLKYPGRFSTKEEYENIILRANPDGELLHLKDVADIEFGSLFYDIYSNLNGRPSAAIVLKQYYGSNASQVIKEVKEKLEQIKSRSFPQGMDYEISYDVSKFLDASIEKVLHTLGEAFVLVGIVVFLFLGDWRSTLIPALAVPVSLVGTFMFMQFFGLTLNLITLFALVLSIGIVVDNAIVVIEAVHAKMAEQHLSPYMATKHVVHEISGAIIAITLVMAAVFIPVAFMSGPVGIFYRQFSITMATAIVLSGVIALTLTPALCIMMLKNTHGQARKKTPINRFLDWFNNRFDRLTGRYTNLLKKIVNRRVITFGTLIAFCAATWFISGTVPPGFIPAEDQGMIYAVIQAPPGSSLERTNEISNRLQKIAEKIDGVQSVSSLAGYEILTEGTGSNSGTCLINLKSWEERKQSAEEIIRELEEKAKDIPGAVVEFFQPPAVPGYGAAGGFDLRLLDKTGSNDYKKMEKVNNDFVNALRKRRELTALFTFYSASYPQFVLHIDNAIAQQKGVTIANAMQTLSTLIGSNYETSFIRYGRLYKVMVQAGPQYRSNPDDIMKLYVKNDREEMVPLSTFMSMEKVYGLNEITRYNMFTSSAIKGSPAVGYSSGDAIRAIQEVAAQTLPRGYDIDWGGMTKDEVGRGNEAIFIFLICLAFVYMILASQYESFMLPLAVVLSLPAGVFGAFLFLKLLGLENNIYAQVGMVMLIGLLGKNAVLIVEFAVQKHQSGESVFRSAVEGAKARFRPILMTSFAFIAGLIPLVFATGPGAIGNRTIGTAAAGGMLFGTIFGVVLVPGLYYFFGKIAEKHQLVKHEEELPLTEEIEHNV, encoded by the coding sequence ATGTTCAGTAATATTATTAAAAGGCCCGTCCTCTCTATAATGCTCTCACTCATTATAGTGCTGCTGGGGGTATTGGGCATTATGAGTCTCCCGGTGACACAGTTCCCCGCGATCTCTCCCCCTACCGTAAAAGTAACCGCCGAATACCCCGGCGCCAATGGTGAACTGCTGGTGAAGACCGTGATCATCCCATTGGAAAGAGCTATAAACGGGGTACCCGGCATGAAATATATGACGTCCGATGCGACCAACACCGGTGAAGCGAATATCCAGGTGGTCTTTGACCTGGGTACAGATCCTAACCAGGCCGCACTGAACGTGCAGAACCGCATCGCCAAAGTGATCAACAAGCTGCCACCACTGGTGATCCGCGAAGGGTTGCTGACCAGCCTTGAACAACCGGCGATGCTGATGTATGTGAACCTGTACAGTAAAGATGAACATACAGATGAACGGTTCCTTTATAATTATGCAGATATAAATATCTTACCTGAACTGTCACGTCTGAAGGGTATTGGTAGTGCACGTATCCTGGGTACCCGCGAGTATTCCATGCGTATCTGGCTGAAACCGGACAGAATGCTGGCCTATAAGATCTCATCAGAAGAGGTTATGAAAGCGCTCAATGAACAGAGCCTTGAAGCCTCTCCGGGTAAAACGGGGGAAAGCTCCGGTAAACGTTCGCAGGCTTTTGAATATGTGTTAAAGTACCCGGGTAGGTTCAGTACAAAGGAGGAGTATGAAAATATTATCCTCCGGGCTAATCCCGACGGGGAACTGCTGCACCTGAAAGATGTGGCGGATATTGAATTCGGCAGTTTATTCTATGATATCTATTCCAATCTGAACGGCCGTCCTTCTGCCGCGATCGTATTGAAACAATACTATGGTAGTAATGCGAGCCAGGTTATCAAGGAAGTAAAAGAAAAACTGGAGCAGATCAAGTCGCGGTCATTCCCGCAGGGTATGGACTACGAGATCAGCTACGACGTATCTAAATTCCTGGATGCCTCTATAGAGAAAGTGTTACATACCCTGGGTGAGGCATTCGTGCTGGTAGGTATTGTGGTATTCCTGTTCCTGGGTGACTGGCGATCTACCCTGATCCCTGCGCTGGCAGTACCGGTATCGCTGGTGGGTACATTTATGTTCATGCAGTTCTTCGGACTGACGCTCAACCTGATCACGCTCTTCGCGCTTGTACTCTCCATCGGTATTGTGGTAGATAATGCTATTGTGGTGATAGAGGCTGTACACGCCAAGATGGCGGAGCAACACCTTTCGCCTTACATGGCTACCAAACACGTCGTACATGAGATCAGCGGAGCGATCATCGCTATTACGCTGGTAATGGCAGCAGTGTTCATTCCGGTGGCGTTCATGTCTGGTCCGGTAGGGATCTTCTACAGACAGTTCTCTATCACTATGGCAACGGCTATCGTACTTTCCGGTGTGATCGCATTAACGCTGACGCCGGCCCTGTGTATCATGATGCTGAAGAACACACATGGTCAGGCGAGAAAAAAGACGCCAATCAACAGGTTCCTGGACTGGTTTAACAACCGTTTCGACCGGCTGACAGGAAGGTATACTAACCTGTTAAAGAAGATCGTGAACCGCCGCGTGATCACCTTTGGTACGCTGATCGCGTTCTGTGCGGCCACCTGGTTTATCAGCGGCACGGTGCCGCCGGGCTTTATTCCCGCGGAAGATCAGGGTATGATCTATGCCGTGATACAGGCGCCTCCGGGTTCTTCACTGGAAAGGACGAATGAGATCTCAAACAGATTACAGAAAATAGCGGAGAAAATAGACGGTGTACAGTCAGTTTCCTCGCTGGCAGGTTATGAGATATTGACGGAAGGCACCGGCTCCAACTCGGGCACCTGTCTGATCAACCTGAAAAGCTGGGAAGAGCGTAAACAATCTGCTGAAGAGATCATACGTGAACTGGAAGAGAAAGCTAAAGACATCCCCGGAGCCGTTGTGGAATTTTTCCAGCCACCAGCTGTTCCCGGTTATGGTGCGGCGGGCGGTTTTGACCTACGCCTGCTGGATAAGACAGGTAGCAACGATTATAAGAAGATGGAGAAGGTGAACAATGACTTTGTGAATGCATTAAGAAAACGCAGGGAACTGACCGCTCTCTTTACCTTCTACAGTGCCAGCTACCCGCAATTTGTGCTGCACATTGACAATGCTATCGCACAACAAAAAGGTGTGACCATCGCTAACGCCATGCAAACACTGTCCACACTGATCGGTAGTAACTACGAGACGAGCTTTATCCGTTATGGCCGTTTGTATAAGGTGATGGTACAGGCAGGTCCGCAATACCGGTCTAATCCTGACGACATTATGAAACTCTATGTGAAGAATGACCGGGAGGAAATGGTGCCGCTGTCTACATTTATGTCGATGGAAAAGGTCTATGGACTGAATGAGATCACGCGGTATAACATGTTCACATCTTCGGCGATCAAAGGTTCTCCTGCAGTGGGTTACAGTAGTGGCGATGCGATCAGGGCGATCCAGGAAGTAGCGGCACAGACCTTACCAAGAGGATACGACATTGACTGGGGCGGTATGACGAAAGATGAGGTAGGCCGTGGTAATGAGGCCATCTTTATCTTCCTGATCTGTCTTGCGTTCGTGTATATGATCCTTGCTTCGCAATATGAAAGTTTCATGTTGCCGCTGGCGGTCGTGTTATCACTGCCGGCAGGTGTGTTTGGCGCGTTCCTCTTCCTGAAATTACTGGGACTGGAAAACAATATCTATGCGCAGGTAGGTATGGTCATGCTGATTGGTCTGCTGGGTAAGAATGCCGTATTGATCGTGGAATTTGCCGTACAGAAACACCAGTCAGGCGAGTCCGTATTCCGCTCGGCGGTGGAAGGTGCCAAGGCGCGTTTTCGTCCCATTCTGATGACATCCTTCGCCTTTATTGCGGGTTTGATACCACTGGTATTCGCAACCGGTCCGGGTGCGATCGGTAACCGTACGATCGGTACAGCTGCCGCCGGCGGTATGCTATTCGGAACGATCTTCGGGGTGGTACTGGTACCCGGACTGTATTACTTCTTCGGTAAAATTGCGGAGAAACACCAGCTGGTAAAACATGAAGAAGAACTTCCTCTCACTGAAGAAATTGAGCACAATGTTTAA
- a CDS encoding Ppx/GppA phosphatase family protein, with amino-acid sequence MRAAVIDIGTNTFHLIIADLTHGGADILYRTTVPVLLGQGRINENMIIPEAFERGIKTLEEFHRQIIAHDVAIVKATATSAVRSATNGQAFVDKAKETGIDIEIISGDQEAAYIFNGVQATGVIQQTSLVMDIGGGSTEFIIGNEQGIVWKKSYNIGAARLMQAYFHSDPMSESDHHAITTLLDQTLDELKTVCAQYRPAALIGSAGAFESFAALLNNGEEVRAIATMPLDIAGYKALSARLIASTHEERVHMKGLISLRVDMIVIAAILTNYVLEHIPFKTLHLSTYDLKMGILYALKTQYGK; translated from the coding sequence ATGAGAGCGGCAGTTATAGACATTGGTACCAATACCTTTCACCTCATCATTGCGGACCTGACTCATGGCGGCGCGGATATTCTGTACAGGACGACCGTACCCGTGCTGTTAGGACAGGGCCGCATCAATGAAAATATGATCATCCCGGAAGCTTTTGAAAGAGGGATCAAAACGCTGGAGGAATTTCACCGGCAGATCATTGCCCATGATGTTGCGATCGTAAAAGCAACCGCAACATCGGCTGTCAGAAGTGCAACGAACGGACAGGCATTTGTTGACAAAGCAAAAGAGACCGGTATTGACATTGAAATTATTTCGGGAGACCAGGAAGCAGCCTATATCTTCAATGGTGTACAGGCAACGGGCGTCATTCAGCAAACATCCCTGGTCATGGATATAGGCGGAGGCAGCACAGAATTTATCATCGGTAACGAACAGGGCATCGTCTGGAAAAAAAGCTACAATATTGGCGCCGCGCGCCTCATGCAGGCCTATTTTCATTCGGACCCGATGAGTGAAAGCGATCACCATGCCATCACTACCCTGCTTGATCAGACACTGGATGAACTGAAGACCGTCTGCGCACAATACAGACCTGCAGCCCTCATCGGATCGGCTGGTGCTTTTGAATCATTTGCAGCCCTGCTGAACAACGGAGAAGAAGTTCGTGCTATCGCCACTATGCCACTCGATATCGCTGGCTATAAAGCACTCTCGGCACGCCTGATCGCATCTACGCATGAAGAACGGGTACATATGAAGGGACTCATTTCATTGAGAGTAGATATGATCGTTATTGCCGCCATCCTGACAAATTACGTACTGGAACACATTCCGTTCAAGACGCTGCACCTGTCAACCTATGACCTTAAAATGGGCATCCTGTATGCCTTAAAAACACAATACGGCAAATAG
- a CDS encoding cold-shock protein — MSESFSKKEQRNKKAKAKQDKAQKMADRKANNNKGKSLEDMLAYVDENGNLSPVPPKTRNTEDISLEDINIGATPRPAEDPTRTGFVSFFNFSKGFGFITDDKSKESVFFHINQLAQPVNEKDKVSFLMERTPRGYSAVNVTKIDAKGK; from the coding sequence ATGAGTGAGTCTTTTTCAAAAAAAGAACAAAGAAATAAGAAAGCTAAAGCTAAGCAGGACAAAGCCCAGAAGATGGCAGACCGCAAGGCTAACAACAACAAGGGTAAGAGTTTGGAAGATATGCTGGCTTATGTAGATGAGAATGGTAATCTTAGTCCCGTACCGCCAAAAACGAGAAATACGGAGGACATTTCGTTAGAAGATATTAATATCGGAGCTACGCCAAGACCTGCCGAAGATCCTACCAGGACCGGATTTGTTTCCTTCTTTAATTTCTCCAAAGGGTTTGGATTTATTACAGATGACAAATCAAAGGAAAGTGTGTTCTTCCACATTAATCAGTTAGCACAACCCGTAAACGAAAAAGATAAGGTTTCTTTTTTAATGGAAAGAACTCCACGTGGATATAGCGCTGTTAATGTTACAAAGATTGATGCCAAAGGCAAATAA
- a CDS encoding PhnA domain-containing protein produces MSTTITPALNERSNGTCELCTSEPAAIAYAVSPKNNDAIENEVAVCQTCLSAMEDATAVMHWHCLAGSIWNTEPSVQALSYRLLYKYKDQEWATEIINSVEIDEAVSNWALSAFEVKAIHLDSNGTELVNGDTVVLTQGLNVKGANFMAPKGTIVRKIRLVADNHEQIEGKINEQTIVILTKYVRKS; encoded by the coding sequence ATGAGCACAACTATTACGCCTGCCCTGAATGAACGCAGCAATGGCACCTGTGAACTTTGTACCAGTGAACCTGCTGCCATCGCCTACGCGGTAAGTCCTAAAAACAACGACGCCATCGAAAACGAAGTAGCCGTATGTCAAACCTGCCTCTCTGCTATGGAAGATGCGACCGCCGTTATGCACTGGCATTGCCTGGCCGGCAGCATCTGGAATACCGAACCCAGTGTACAGGCTTTAAGCTACCGTTTACTCTATAAATACAAAGACCAGGAATGGGCCACTGAGATCATCAACTCCGTAGAGATCGATGAGGCAGTGAGCAACTGGGCATTAAGCGCTTTTGAAGTAAAAGCCATACACCTGGACAGCAATGGTACTGAGCTTGTCAATGGCGACACCGTTGTGCTGACACAGGGCCTGAACGTGAAAGGTGCCAACTTCATGGCCCCTAAAGGTACCATCGTCCGTAAAATAAGACTGGTAGCTGATAACCACGAACAAATAGAAGGAAAGATTAACGAACAGACTATCGTGATACTGACAAAATACGTACGTAAGTCATAA
- a CDS encoding DoxX family protein: protein MTNTTSVSKTLNVFLWIAQWLLAITLLWAATMKLSKSAGELAAMWPWTAAHPVLVKVTGIIDLLAASGLVLPLLLRIRPQLTLLAAYGVMALMLSACIFHIMRGEAPAIGFNVVVGAIAAFIAWGRRR from the coding sequence ATGACAAACACAACATCTGTATCGAAAACACTGAACGTATTCCTGTGGATAGCACAATGGCTGTTAGCCATAACGTTGCTGTGGGCTGCTACGATGAAATTATCTAAGTCTGCCGGCGAACTGGCTGCTATGTGGCCCTGGACAGCTGCACATCCCGTATTGGTGAAGGTAACGGGTATCATAGACCTACTGGCCGCTTCAGGACTTGTACTGCCCCTACTCTTACGCATAAGGCCACAACTGACGCTGCTTGCCGCTTATGGCGTGATGGCACTGATGCTGTCAGCCTGTATCTTTCATATAATGAGGGGAGAGGCACCTGCTATCGGTTTTAATGTGGTAGTGGGCGCGATAGCAGCGTTTATTGCCTGGGGGCGGCGACGTTAG
- a CDS encoding efflux RND transporter periplasmic adaptor subunit: MKRIVMLTGLWAMLCHTSCKSTHAEEKEGESKFFVTSPIKMDTSVMKEYVSQIRSIRNIEIRAQEKGYLESILTDEGQFVRKGQSLFKIMPKIYESEMLKAQAEAKATEIELQNTQALFNRNVVSPNELALAKAKLEKANAELSLAKVHLAFTDIKAPFDGYIDRLPLKLGSLIEEGELLTTLSDNSEMFAYYNVSEPEYLDYKNSEQNGEKTKVQLLEANNQLFKYPGIVETIESEFNNETGNIAFRAKFPNPDKLLKHGETGKVLMTVALKNAMVIPQKATYEIQDKKYVFVVDKNNVLKSREIAIEAQMPDLFVVKSGLTENDRILLEGVQKVKDNDKITYQYQDPATVITHLRLKAE, translated from the coding sequence ATGAAAAGAATTGTCATGCTTACGGGCTTGTGGGCCATGCTGTGCCATACCAGCTGTAAATCTACACACGCAGAAGAAAAAGAAGGCGAGAGTAAATTCTTTGTGACCAGTCCGATAAAAATGGACACCTCCGTTATGAAGGAATACGTCTCGCAGATCCGCTCAATACGTAATATTGAGATCAGGGCACAGGAAAAAGGATACCTGGAAAGCATCCTGACAGATGAAGGACAATTCGTAAGAAAAGGACAATCGCTGTTTAAGATCATGCCGAAGATCTATGAATCCGAAATGCTGAAAGCGCAGGCAGAGGCAAAAGCAACGGAGATCGAACTACAGAATACACAGGCGCTGTTTAACAGGAACGTCGTCTCGCCTAATGAGCTGGCATTGGCCAAAGCCAAACTGGAAAAGGCAAATGCAGAACTTTCCCTCGCCAAGGTACACCTGGCATTTACGGATATCAAAGCGCCGTTTGATGGTTATATTGACCGACTGCCATTGAAACTCGGCAGCCTGATCGAAGAAGGTGAACTCCTCACTACCCTAAGCGATAACAGTGAGATGTTCGCTTATTACAACGTCTCCGAGCCGGAATATCTTGACTATAAGAACAGTGAACAGAACGGAGAAAAAACAAAAGTACAACTGCTGGAAGCCAATAATCAGCTATTCAAATATCCGGGGATTGTTGAAACAATAGAAAGTGAGTTCAATAACGAAACAGGTAACATCGCCTTCAGAGCGAAATTCCCTAATCCGGATAAACTGCTGAAACATGGTGAGACCGGTAAAGTGCTGATGACCGTTGCGCTGAAGAATGCCATGGTCATTCCACAGAAGGCGACCTACGAGATCCAGGACAAAAAATATGTGTTCGTAGTTGATAAGAACAATGTGTTAAAATCAAGGGAGATCGCTATTGAGGCACAGATGCCGGACCTCTTCGTGGTGAAGAGTGGTTTGACAGAGAATGACAGGATACTGCTGGAAGGTGTACAAAAGGTCAAGGACAATGATAAGATCACTTATCAATATCAGGACCCGGCAACTGTCATCACACACCTCAGGTTGAAAGCAGAATAG